In Ptiloglossa arizonensis isolate GNS036 chromosome 6, iyPtiAriz1_principal, whole genome shotgun sequence, the DNA window taacatttgtttaattcttataatttacacaatacgcgtagaagttgtgttttttacataaaagtgccggaattcaattaatcgcgtttttagatagaaaaatcatcgcgatgaagatttgtgaatcgataatcgatacctgtagccttgaaaatgtcagttggatctcagcgaaaaattccttcgcgaacaaagaatatttcaacgaaatgatattttaagccattatttatactaggacattgttaataattttctaaagtatggtcctacgacggttgttaataaatatgataaataaacatcgagattttgcgaaatctgtaaggcgaacggtttcggtgaatgtttgttcatttccgcgattgttcctaacatttatacatgttcccaatattgatcgaacaatgttcatcttatatatgtattgcaattaattaagaaacttatagaaattgattttgatcgagactcgatgttaaaatgtgtttcgtagagttttaaagcatggaaagtaacaattgttaattaaatacattaatttaacatttgtttaattcttataatttacacaatacgcgtagaagttgtgttttttacataaaagtgccggaattcaattaatcgcgtttttagatagaaaaatcatcgcgatgaagatttgtgaatcgataatcgatacttgtagccttgaaaatgtcagttggatctcagcgaaaaattccttcgcgaacaaagaatatttcaacgaaatgaaattttaagccattatttatactaggacattgttaataattgtttactctacggtcctacgacgtttgttaataattatgataaacaaacatcgagatattgcgaaatctgggaaggcgaattgctttagcgaatgtttatgtctctaggcgattgttataaacatttttccacgttccgaacttttatgttacagtatgtgaattaaattttatcggaaaatttaactaagagtttggtatacatatatttctccattttttatgaaaattaacatttgtaaactaattaatggtttgcactgtaaaagttgggaatagtaatgttacaaaatgcattttcctttgcattgtaaatgaataatttgcttataaagattaatttaggttgcaaatcgagaaatatatgaatatcaatattttactttcgttttcgatcacaattaatttctgaaaactaactaatgatttatgatgcctaaataagatgcatattgttcgatcaatattgggaacatgcataaatgttaataacaatcgcggaaatgaacaaacattctccgaaaccgttcgccttcgcagatttcgcaatatctcgatgcttatttatcatatttattaacaaccgtcgtaggaccgtagattaaacaattattaacaatgttctattataaataatggcttaaaatatcatttcgttgaaatattctttgttcgcgatggaattgttgttattgagatcaaaccgacattgtcaaggctggaaatgtttatcgattcacaaacgtccatcacgatgatttttctatctagaaaagcgattaattgaatttcgacgcttttacataaggaatacagcttccacgcgtaatccgaaaattataagaacgaaacaaatgttaaattaatgtatctaataatcaattgttactttccatgccttgaaacattaagaaacacgttcatACCTCGAatttcggtcaaaattaattgctgtaggcgaatcaatcatatttaatgcataaataagatgcatattgtaagataaatgttcggaacatgtataaatgttagtaacaatcgcggaaatgaacaaccattcaccgaaaccgttcgccttcgcagatttcgtaatttcttaatgtttatttatcatatttattaacaatcgtcgtgggaccgtagattaaacaattattaacaatgtttaaAAGCCATCGattccttgaaatattcgttagatcgaacaaagacaatcgaagtaaccatgcgataaaataaatgaatatttccctacatatcgaaaaaatagtttgtatatatggatATGTGTTCCgcacgctcagtgacacacatatgtcacacggcgattaaggtgtgaaaacacctggcggagaaacgctcaagtttgttgaggaattgttcttatttccaccaatagagagcgccacgagcattatttaccgacattccagataagtaattccatttgtatggtattccctacggtgcaataaaataaataaatatttctgtacaaagtttcgtatgtatcatctttcgaataaatgtaaagttaaacgaaattagcgtaatgaaatttctctgcattctagccttcctttatacatttaaaaaaatctttgatacctcgaaatgaaGGCTacgcgtatcgattatcgactcacaagtgtttatcacgatgatttttctatatagaaaagcgattaatcgaaattcagcacgtttcagtaaaaaatacaacttctacgcgtattgtgtaaattatgagaattaaataaatgttaaactattgcactaaatagataattattacttttcatgctttgaaactttactaaaggagttcttactttgaatctcgatgaaaattaatttctataagtataatcatttataatgcataaataagatacaaattgttcgattaatattgggaacatgcataaatgttagtaacaatcgcgaaaattaacaagtatgttctccaagggacggcaacccatataattaccacgttacaaatgtttggaattgcgcgttccgaatatatttgcatgcatacaaacaataattcgatatgtagagaaatatttatttattttatcgcacggtagggaatatcattcaaatggaattacttatctttaatgtcggtaaatttatgctcgtggcgctatctattgataaaattcagaacaattcctcgacaaacttgagcgtttctccgccaggtgttttcacaccttaagtgtagttcacctattctctagtagatggcaacccacttcattgccgtgtgacatatgtgtgtcactgagcgttcagaatgtatacgcataaatacaaactataatttcgatatgtagagaaatattcatttattttatcgcacggttacttcgattgtcattGCTCCATCTAACgattatttcaacaaatttatagctttttaaccattatttataccggaacatcgttaataattgtttaatctacggtccaacggcggttgttaataattatgataaataaatgtcaagatattgcgaaatctgcgaaagcgaaccgtttcggtgaatatttgttcctttccgcgattgttgttaacatttacgcatattccaaacattaattttgcaatatgcaccttatttatgaaatataaatcattaattcgtttacagaaattaattttgatcggcaATGAAAGTACAAGATTGATGttgatgtttctcgattttttttctcttctttgtttctaatttttatatgtATCCTACATTGCAAATCAAAGATACTATATAATATGGCGACACTGTACCAAGGACATCAGGTTTCCTATTACTGCTCTGATTGAGCTTTTATACTATTGGTTTACTAGCAGAAAAAGGAATATGAAGAACTGACGCTCTACTCAGTAATATTAGAAAAACTTCAGCGAATCACTGCGCTGTAGTAGGGAATCTGAGATCCTGTACTGTCATGTAATGTATTGATATGTGTGTAATATGTCGTGTAGTGTATTCATTCATCGTGTAGTCACGTGTATTTTGCTGATAATGTCAATTATTGCATCGTCATTTTACGTTTGAGATATTAGAAGTTATATCATAGAAAAAtctctatttttatttatattgatttttatataattcttgttattttatattattaaaattgttcaaagaaTATACAAAATGAGTCGGCGAcctaaaataattgtttttgaTTTAGGTTAGAAAAATATAGGAAATGTTACTCTTTTATGTTATAAAATATTGTCTTATCTATTGATCGTGTAAGTCAAATGTAataaacagtaatataaatacttGATATTTCAGATTATACTTTATGGCCATTTTGGGTAGATACTCATGTTACTCTTCCATTTAAAAAGTAAGTTttagtattttataattatttacaaaaacggGAATATTGAATTTGTTTCATTATCAATAGGGATATTTCAGAAAAGGTAATGATGTTGTAGATGCTCATGGTACAATTATACGCTATTACAAAGACGTGCCAGACATTTTAAAACAGTTATCAAATGAAGGATATGAACTTGGTGTTGCATCACGTACTTCAGAAATTCAAGGTGCTAAGCAATTGTTAAATCTGTTTAATTGGGACAAATATTTTAAGTATAAAGAGATATATCCAGGAAGTAAAGTAACCCATTTTTCTAAGTAAGTTTTGTATAAATCAAATTAAATAAGAGATGTTATCTGTGGTTTAAATGATTTTACTTCCATTTAACTTTCATgaacaatttaaaataaattgtttcatttcagAATACAAAAGGCTTCAGGTgctaattacaaagatatgttatTTTTTGATGATGAACATAGAAATATTGTTGATGTAAGTCAACTTGGTGTTACTTGCATACATGTACAAAATATGACATACACACTTGTAGAAAatgctttgaaaaatttttaatattcataattttagaaacatttgtatagtaaataaaatgttatgtttattatttatttattatacatatttaaaagtttaatacCCTAACGATAATATGtacataatttaatttaataaaaaaattaatatttttgcaatagaaatatttgtcaTTATTCATTAATCATTCGATTAAAATAACGAGTGACATGTGGTGTATGAACAAAACTTATGATTACTACTGTGAGTCCCAGATGTTTAGTGCattgaaatatgaaattttatgtAGTCAAATTTTATTAATCATACTTAAGTAATATTGTAATGGACTATTTATAATAATGTTATCACTATTTCTTGGATTaagcattttgaaaaattctgcaCATGCAATTTGAGGATTTTGAGGTGACATAATGTTTAATAGTTTTGTTACTTGATCATCCGATAATGATGAGCATAAAAGTTTTTTTACAGTATTTgtatcaaaatttttaaatggaCATCCTCCTTCGTACATTGGGCCACAAACATTTGCCTGTAATATGATTGGAAAAAAGCAACTTACAGTTTTAAAAAAGTATCTATCCTTTTGATGTGACCAAAATTTTACTTACACTCATAAACTCACAGTTGGGTGACTTATAGGTTTTTCTAGACCCTTCTAAACCATAAAGATGTCTAATGCTATATACAAATTTGCGTTCACTTGATTGCCAATGGTGTGAACAGATAGAAGAACACGAATGTGGTTTGGAATATTCTTCTTTCCAATAATTTATAGCATCTTCGAGGAGCATTCCACTATCTTTTAGAAAAAGACTATAGTGCAAACGAGCATAATGACTAAGTCTATGTGTATTCCGTAATTTTGTATGCAAATGTTGCATACAAGGTGGAAAATATCTTGCTTCTGTGTCTATATTATCTACAGTTACATGTCCATATTTATagtttgtttgaaatatttgatagTAAATTTTTTGATATAAATAATCAAATCTAACATCATGATTTATAGTGTGTTGTGCTTTCGATTTCATACATCTTATTTCTTTAGTCATGTATGTACAAAATAGCGATGGGAGTATTTCTTTCCATGATGAGCAATATACAATGGCATACCCAGCATTTAgttctaattttctttcttttattaagtTTGGTACTAATTCATATCTCACTTGATAAAGTAagaacaaatataatttttcaattactgtatgtttaaataacaaattatatttatttgacaCATACCTTTAGTTTGAAAAAGATTGCAATCTTTTTCATGACTTTTTGATATAAGATGCTTAAAAACAGGCTGATTTGAtaagaaaatacatatatcaattaatgttttattaattaatttttctttatctgTAAATAACCTTAGTTGACGTATGATACTTCTTAATAATCTATGTAATTGCCTAGGTAAAATATGGTACAGTCTTTTTTGAAACAATAGTGTTTCTCTGATGATCCAATAATTCCACAAATCGTGCGACACTGATGTTAataatctaaaataaataaattaaccaaTTGTGAAGCTaaagtttctaatttaattACTTACTCAAAGTAATCAGATTTTATCTTatagaaaagtaaaattaataattattacaattctCTGAATATCCACTTACCGCAATGAAAAATGTCCAATTCTATCATACATTGAATTTTCTAATAAGTATTCAAAATTACCATTAAATTCATGACCTT includes these proteins:
- the LOC143147961 gene encoding magnesium-dependent phosphatase 1 isoform X1 → MSRRPKIIVFDLDYTLWPFWVDTHVTLPFKKKGNDVVDAHGTIIRYYKDVPDILKQLSNEGYELGVASRTSEIQGAKQLLNLFNWDKYFKYKEIYPGSKVTHFSKIQKASGANYKDMLFFDDEHRNIVDVSQLGVTCIHVQNMTYTLVENALKNF
- the LOC143147961 gene encoding magnesium-dependent phosphatase 1 isoform X2, whose product is MLLFHLKSNDVVDAHGTIIRYYKDVPDILKQLSNEGYELGVASRTSEIQGAKQLLNLFNWDKYFKYKEIYPGSKVTHFSKIQKASGANYKDMLFFDDEHRNIVDVSQLGVTCIHVQNMTYTLVENALKNF
- the LOC143147961 gene encoding magnesium-dependent phosphatase 1 isoform X3 translates to MLLFHLKNAHGTIIRYYKDVPDILKQLSNEGYELGVASRTSEIQGAKQLLNLFNWDKYFKYKEIYPGSKVTHFSKIQKASGANYKDMLFFDDEHRNIVDVSQLGVTCIHVQNMTYTLVENALKNF
- the LOC143147960 gene encoding DNA primase large subunit, which codes for MFYIKAPTGQVSLHILEKCVLARLEYLQLLYQAKGHEFNGNFEYLLENSMYDRIGHFSLRLLTSVSHDLWNYWIIRETLLFQKRLYHILPRQLHRLLRSIIRQLRLFTDKEKLINKTLIDICIFLSNQPVFKHLISKSHEKDCNLFQTKVRYELVPNLIKERKLELNAGYAIVYCSSWKEILPSLFCTYMTKEIRCMKSKAQHTINHDVRFDYLYQKIYYQIFQTNYKYGHVTVDNIDTEARYFPPCMQHLHTKLRNTHRLSHYARLHYSLFLKDSGMLLEDAINYWKEEYSKPHSCSSICSHHWQSSERKFVYSIRHLYGLEGSRKTYKSPNCEFMSANVCGPMYEGGCPFKNFDTNTVKKLLCSSLSDDQVTKLLNIMSPQNPQIACAEFFKMLNPRNSDNIIINSPLQYYLSMINKI